In Levilactobacillus brevis, a single genomic region encodes these proteins:
- a CDS encoding TetR/AcrR family transcriptional regulator, with translation MKREEQLTQTHAAILKAAREQFLAQGYQATSTREIAKQVGITQPALYHHFSDKEVIFLEVIKTVGAEIKAGITTVVSQIQPDADPVDALTAVTEVLTAAHPRDVFTVIHGSFKFLKPENKRQLGMVFMQDYLMPLTSFFETGVVSLQAGVQAQDAASFYLTSLSPLFNTFHHVGPADASQHEQTLALVRLILFGVALKK, from the coding sequence ATGAAGAGAGAAGAACAGTTGACCCAGACGCATGCGGCGATCTTAAAAGCCGCACGGGAACAGTTCCTGGCGCAGGGATATCAAGCCACTTCGACTCGTGAAATTGCCAAGCAAGTCGGCATCACGCAGCCGGCGTTGTATCATCATTTTAGTGATAAGGAGGTCATCTTCCTCGAAGTCATTAAGACGGTGGGGGCCGAGATTAAGGCGGGGATTACCACTGTCGTGAGTCAAATCCAGCCGGATGCCGACCCCGTGGATGCCCTGACGGCCGTTACCGAGGTGTTGACCGCGGCCCATCCCCGAGACGTGTTTACGGTGATTCACGGGAGCTTTAAGTTCCTCAAGCCGGAGAATAAGCGGCAATTGGGGATGGTCTTCATGCAAGACTACCTGATGCCCTTGACCAGCTTCTTTGAGACCGGTGTCGTGAGCTTACAAGCGGGCGTCCAGGCCCAGGATGCCGCGTCCTTCTATCTGACCAGTCTGAGCCCGCTGTTTAATACCTTCCACCACGTGGGTCCGGCCGACGCCTCCCAGCACGAGCAGACGCTGGCGCTGGTGCGGTTAATTTTATTTGGCGTTGCCCTGAAGAAGTAA
- a CDS encoding ATP-dependent Clp protease ATP-binding subunit, translating to MDNLFTPSAKSVLVLAQEQAKYFKHQAVGTEHLLLALTIEKNGIANKVLQQFSVTDDDVREEIERFTGYGTLANTDKDSYLPYSPKAKSMLALAGDEAKRLGATKIGTEHLLLALLSDETILSSRILKNLNVQLTDAHKVVLRKLGITDTPKRRNDNRNRRAPQGGTPTLDSLARDLTQSAKEGRMDPTVGRDKEVKRVIQILSRRTKNNPVLIGEPGVGKTAIAEGLAQRIVAGDVPEDMQNKRLMMLDMGSLVAGTKYRGEFEDRLKKVIEEIYNDGQVILFIDELHTLIGAGGAEGAIDASNILKPALARGELQTIGATTLDEYQKYIESDAALERRFATVQVDEPTSAEALEILKGLRSRYEDHHHVNITDDALEQAVKLSTRYISDRFLPDKAIDLMDEAAAKVRIDQMDKPTPASKQAKELSDLADEKEAAIEQQDFEQAAKLRTKEMALRQKVEAREAKAAAAATPERQYTTDVTGEDVADVVAEWTGVPVTQLKQTDAERLVNLEKILHKRVIGQKEAVSAVARAIRRARSGLKDPNRPIGSFMFLGPTGVGKTELAKALAEAMFGSEDNMIRVDMSEYMEKYSTSRLIGSAPGYVGYDEGGQLTEKVRQKPYSVVLFDEVEKAHPDVFNILLQVLDDGYLTDSKGRKVDFRNTILIMTSNLGATKLRDEKTVGFGAEDLANSYQAMSQTIRETLKQSFRPEFLNRIDETVIFHSLKKDELHEIVKLMAKHIVDRVAEQNIKLKITPAAIEVVAKAGFDPEYGARPIRRALQTQVEDKLSESLLNGEVKPHDQVTIGATHGEITVNVKTPTKTKKPTAVASH from the coding sequence ATGGATAATTTATTTACACCAAGCGCTAAGAGCGTCCTCGTCTTGGCACAGGAACAAGCAAAGTACTTCAAGCACCAAGCAGTGGGGACGGAACACTTGCTGCTGGCCCTTACCATTGAAAAAAATGGCATTGCCAACAAGGTTCTCCAACAGTTCTCAGTGACCGACGATGATGTTCGCGAAGAGATCGAGCGCTTCACGGGCTACGGTACGCTGGCGAACACCGATAAAGATAGTTACTTGCCATACTCGCCGAAGGCCAAATCCATGTTGGCCCTGGCCGGTGACGAAGCGAAACGCTTAGGCGCAACGAAGATTGGGACGGAACACTTATTATTGGCGTTGTTGAGTGACGAAACAATCTTATCTTCACGGATTTTGAAGAATTTAAACGTTCAACTGACGGACGCCCACAAGGTGGTGCTTCGCAAGTTAGGGATTACCGATACGCCTAAACGCCGGAACGATAACCGTAACCGGCGGGCACCACAGGGCGGAACGCCAACGCTGGACTCTCTGGCACGCGACTTGACCCAATCCGCTAAGGAAGGCCGGATGGACCCAACCGTTGGCCGTGACAAAGAGGTAAAGCGGGTCATTCAGATTTTGAGTCGGCGGACCAAGAACAACCCTGTCTTGATTGGGGAACCCGGTGTTGGGAAGACGGCGATCGCCGAGGGTTTGGCCCAACGGATCGTGGCCGGCGATGTCCCAGAAGACATGCAAAACAAACGGCTGATGATGCTGGACATGGGGTCCTTAGTGGCCGGCACCAAGTACCGTGGTGAATTTGAAGACCGGTTGAAGAAAGTTATCGAAGAGATTTACAACGATGGCCAAGTTATCCTGTTTATCGATGAACTTCACACCTTGATTGGTGCCGGTGGTGCTGAAGGGGCGATTGATGCATCGAACATCTTGAAGCCTGCTTTAGCCCGGGGCGAACTCCAAACCATTGGGGCCACGACGCTGGACGAATACCAGAAGTACATCGAATCCGATGCCGCGTTGGAACGGCGGTTCGCGACGGTCCAAGTCGATGAACCGACGAGTGCGGAAGCCTTGGAAATCCTGAAGGGCTTGCGGTCACGCTATGAAGACCACCACCACGTCAACATCACAGATGATGCGCTAGAACAAGCCGTTAAGTTGTCCACGCGTTACATCAGCGACCGGTTCTTGCCGGATAAGGCGATTGACCTGATGGATGAAGCGGCGGCGAAGGTTCGGATCGACCAAATGGACAAGCCAACGCCAGCCAGCAAGCAGGCCAAGGAATTGTCCGACTTAGCCGACGAGAAGGAAGCGGCCATTGAACAGCAGGACTTCGAACAGGCCGCTAAGCTGCGGACAAAGGAAATGGCCTTGCGGCAGAAGGTCGAGGCGCGTGAAGCCAAGGCGGCCGCTGCGGCAACGCCAGAGCGTCAATACACGACCGACGTTACCGGTGAAGATGTGGCCGATGTGGTTGCTGAGTGGACGGGCGTTCCCGTTACCCAACTGAAGCAGACCGATGCCGAACGGCTGGTTAACCTGGAGAAGATCCTGCACAAGCGGGTCATTGGCCAGAAGGAAGCCGTTTCGGCGGTCGCTCGGGCCATCCGGCGGGCGCGGTCGGGTCTGAAAGATCCGAACCGACCAATTGGCTCCTTCATGTTCTTGGGACCAACCGGTGTCGGGAAGACCGAATTAGCTAAGGCCTTGGCCGAAGCGATGTTTGGGTCCGAAGACAACATGATCCGTGTCGACATGAGTGAGTACATGGAAAAATACTCCACTAGCCGATTGATCGGGTCTGCACCAGGCTACGTCGGGTACGACGAGGGTGGCCAGTTGACCGAAAAGGTTCGGCAGAAGCCATACTCCGTGGTCCTCTTCGATGAAGTTGAAAAGGCCCATCCAGATGTCTTTAACATTTTGCTGCAGGTTTTAGACGATGGTTACCTGACGGATTCCAAGGGACGGAAGGTTGACTTCAGAAATACCATTCTGATCATGACCTCTAACCTGGGGGCAACGAAACTGCGGGATGAAAAGACCGTTGGGTTCGGTGCCGAAGACTTAGCCAACAGTTACCAAGCGATGTCACAGACGATTCGGGAGACCTTGAAGCAATCCTTCCGGCCAGAATTTCTGAACCGGATTGATGAAACGGTCATCTTCCACTCCTTGAAGAAGGATGAACTCCACGAAATCGTGAAGTTGATGGCTAAGCACATCGTCGACCGGGTGGCTGAGCAGAATATCAAGTTGAAGATTACGCCGGCCGCAATTGAAGTGGTGGCAAAGGCGGGCTTTGACCCTGAGTACGGTGCTCGGCCAATTCGGCGGGCATTGCAGACGCAGGTTGAAGATAAGCTGAGTGAGTCCTTGCTAAACGGCGAGGTTAAGCCACACGATCAAGTGACGATTGGGGCGACGCACGGTGAAATCACGGTAAACGTGAAGACGCCGACGAAGACCAAGAAGCCAACGGCGGTCGCGAGCCACTAA
- a CDS encoding CtsR family transcriptional regulator has translation MENQNISDIIESYLKQILAESQQVEIRRAEIANQFNVVPSQINYVIKTRFTIQDGYVVQSKRGGGGYIRIEKVKLLDNLDFIDSLVTAVGDQISRHDSLSVVRSLFEAGAINRSEANIILAAINKDAINTGDRQADEQIRAQILISILNHLRYES, from the coding sequence ATGGAGAATCAAAATATTTCGGATATTATTGAATCTTACCTGAAGCAGATTTTGGCTGAATCCCAGCAGGTGGAGATCCGTCGAGCGGAAATTGCCAATCAGTTTAACGTCGTGCCATCGCAGATTAATTACGTGATTAAGACCCGGTTTACGATTCAAGACGGGTACGTGGTTCAGAGTAAACGCGGTGGTGGCGGTTATATTCGAATTGAAAAGGTCAAGTTACTGGATAACTTAGATTTTATTGATTCGCTGGTGACGGCAGTTGGCGACCAGATTTCGCGTCACGATAGTTTATCCGTGGTTCGAAGCCTGTTTGAGGCCGGGGCAATTAATCGAAGCGAGGCCAATATTATTCTCGCGGCGATTAACAAGGATGCCATCAACACGGGTGACCGGCAAGCCGATGAGCAGATTCGCGCGCAGATTTTAATTTCTATTTTGAATCACCTACGCTATGAGAGTTAA
- the serS gene encoding serine--tRNA ligase: MLDLKLIRQEPDFIKEKLATRGVDPADIDDLLALDAKRRDLIVKSETMKAQRNTVSDEISQLKRNKQDANDKITEMRQVSGDIKKLDADLDTLKDQVQDAAAHLPNIPNDNVPVGLTEDGSVEIRKWGEKPNMDFTPKAHYELGEDLGILDFEAGAKVSGSRYLYYLGLGARLERAVYNFFLDENTKAGFKEVLPPYIVNDDSMYGTGQFPKFKQDVYQLRDEDMTLIPTAEVPLVNYYRDEVIPEADLPVWFTALTPAFRSEAGSAGRDTRGLIRLHQFNKVEMVKFCKPENSWDELESLTKHAESLLQKLGLAYHVITLTTSDMSFTAAMTHDLEVWFPEQNMYREISSCSNTTDFQARRAHIQYRDDNGKLQYVHALNGSGLAVGRTVAAILENYQNADGTVTIPEVLVPYMGGVTKITK, translated from the coding sequence ATGTTAGATTTAAAATTAATTCGTCAAGAACCAGACTTCATTAAAGAAAAGTTGGCTACGCGGGGTGTCGACCCTGCCGATATCGACGACCTGTTGGCCTTGGATGCCAAGCGGCGAGACCTGATCGTTAAGAGTGAGACGATGAAGGCCCAACGGAACACGGTTTCCGATGAGATTTCACAACTCAAGCGCAACAAGCAAGACGCTAACGATAAGATTACCGAAATGCGTCAAGTCAGTGGGGACATCAAGAAGCTGGATGCCGATCTGGACACGTTAAAGGACCAAGTCCAAGACGCCGCTGCCCACCTGCCAAACATTCCCAATGACAACGTCCCCGTTGGTCTGACGGAAGACGGTAGTGTGGAAATCCGCAAGTGGGGCGAAAAGCCCAACATGGACTTCACGCCTAAGGCCCACTACGAATTGGGTGAAGACCTCGGTATTCTGGATTTTGAAGCAGGGGCCAAGGTTTCCGGTAGCCGTTACCTCTATTACTTGGGCTTAGGCGCACGTCTGGAACGGGCCGTCTACAACTTCTTCTTGGATGAAAACACCAAGGCGGGCTTCAAGGAAGTCTTACCCCCTTACATTGTCAACGATGACTCCATGTACGGGACTGGTCAATTCCCTAAGTTTAAGCAGGACGTTTACCAACTGCGGGATGAAGACATGACCTTGATTCCCACGGCCGAAGTTCCTTTGGTCAACTATTACCGCGACGAAGTCATTCCCGAAGCCGACCTGCCAGTCTGGTTCACGGCGTTGACGCCTGCCTTCCGGTCAGAAGCTGGGAGTGCCGGTCGTGACACCCGGGGACTGATTCGGTTGCACCAATTCAATAAGGTTGAAATGGTGAAGTTCTGTAAGCCAGAAAACTCATGGGATGAATTGGAATCCTTAACCAAGCACGCTGAGAGCCTCTTACAGAAGTTAGGCTTGGCTTACCACGTGATTACGTTGACCACTAGCGACATGAGCTTCACGGCCGCTATGACCCATGATTTGGAAGTCTGGTTCCCAGAACAAAACATGTACCGGGAAATTTCAAGCTGCTCCAACACCACGGACTTCCAAGCTCGGCGGGCCCACATCCAATACCGGGATGACAACGGCAAGCTGCAATACGTCCACGCGCTGAACGGTTCTGGCTTAGCCGTAGGTCGGACCGTGGCCGCTATTTTGGAAAACTACCAAAACGCCGATGGTACCGTAACGATTCCAGAAGTTCTGGTTCCTTATATGGGCGGCGTCACGAAGATCACCAAATAG
- a CDS encoding transposase: MSKIKYSAVEKLELINEFEASGQTNIGFAREHGLADKEAVIRWRALYKRDGFDGLKESKGCRRYSEVFKLRVVYAFLNGEGSQREVAMKYGLRSATQVNYWVSRYNRDKTVTATPSRKQVPTMSRKTTLAERIEVVEYITKQNHSYNEAAEHYSVSYQQARSWVLRAKKGGYNALEDRRGHRKPQRELTDLDKANLRIKQLEGQVADMELLKEFVKKFQEIQHKG, translated from the coding sequence ATGTCGAAGATCAAGTATAGTGCCGTGGAGAAGCTGGAGTTGATTAATGAGTTTGAAGCATCAGGTCAAACTAATATTGGCTTTGCCAGAGAACATGGTTTGGCAGACAAGGAGGCGGTCATTCGGTGGCGGGCGTTGTACAAACGAGATGGCTTTGATGGGCTTAAAGAATCTAAAGGTTGTCGCAGATACAGTGAGGTCTTTAAGCTAAGAGTCGTGTATGCTTTTTTGAACGGCGAAGGTTCACAACGAGAAGTAGCAATGAAGTATGGTTTGCGCTCAGCTACGCAGGTAAATTACTGGGTTTCCAGGTATAATAGGGACAAAACTGTGACGGCAACCCCGTCTAGAAAGCAGGTCCCAACGATGAGCCGAAAAACTACTCTGGCAGAGCGTATTGAAGTGGTTGAGTACATTACCAAGCAGAACCACTCATATAACGAAGCAGCTGAACATTACAGCGTCTCCTACCAACAAGCCCGTTCGTGGGTGCTTAGAGCTAAGAAAGGTGGTTACAACGCCTTAGAGGATCGACGCGGACACCGTAAGCCACAACGAGAATTAACCGACTTAGATAAGGCCAATTTGCGGATTAAGCAACTAGAAGGTCAAGTCGCCGACATGGAATTACTGAAAGAATTCGTAAAAAAATTTCAAGAAATTCAGCACAAGGGGTGA
- a CDS encoding IS3 family transposase: protein MNQQHRLAYQAISEVSQGKRGAIKTLLTHIGVSRQAYNKSFHRQETPWETQERLLEKRITYWFNQHHQAIGAGKILSNLQHDEQVTFKVTIKRVKRIMRNLNIKCQIRVKKRQRIKEQEQYIQDNVLNRNFKVAGPNQVWLADSTELSYGPKGQFKIRLSGVLDLCGRRLIASFLSTTETAVAEIQVFKQAFEQAGDVHPLIHTDRGAAYTAKAFNNFLSEHKVMRSMSRPGTPYDNAPMERWWNEFKAHWMERHPMPKTYREFVELVNEGIHYFNYLDRSPERNGLTPVEYWNEAA from the coding sequence GTGAATCAGCAACATCGACTGGCATATCAGGCAATCAGTGAGGTCAGTCAAGGAAAGCGAGGCGCCATTAAGACATTATTGACGCATATCGGAGTTAGTCGGCAAGCTTATAACAAGTCTTTTCATCGGCAAGAAACGCCGTGGGAGACTCAAGAGCGGCTTCTAGAAAAGCGAATCACTTATTGGTTCAATCAACATCATCAAGCAATCGGAGCTGGCAAGATCTTGTCCAATCTACAGCATGATGAACAGGTGACGTTTAAGGTAACAATCAAGCGTGTTAAACGAATTATGCGTAACTTGAATATCAAGTGTCAGATTCGGGTTAAGAAGCGCCAACGTATCAAGGAACAGGAACAATACATTCAGGACAATGTTTTGAATCGTAACTTTAAAGTCGCCGGTCCCAACCAGGTTTGGCTTGCGGATTCGACTGAGTTGTCTTACGGACCAAAGGGTCAATTCAAAATCCGACTGAGTGGTGTTTTAGATCTATGCGGCCGGAGACTGATCGCCTCATTTTTGAGCACTACAGAAACAGCTGTGGCAGAGATCCAGGTTTTTAAACAGGCTTTTGAACAGGCTGGCGATGTACACCCACTGATCCATACGGACCGTGGAGCTGCTTACACCGCTAAAGCTTTCAATAACTTTCTGTCAGAACATAAAGTGATGCGCAGTATGTCCCGACCAGGAACACCTTACGACAACGCGCCAATGGAGCGTTGGTGGAATGAATTTAAAGCGCATTGGATGGAACGTCATCCAATGCCAAAAACGTATCGAGAGTTTGTGGAGCTGGTAAACGAAGGCATCCACTACTTTAATTACTTGGATCGTTCCCCAGAAAGAAACGGCCTCACCCCAGTAGAATACTGGAATGAAGCCGCTTAG
- a CDS encoding deoxynucleoside kinase gives MLVLSGTIGAGKTSLTNLLAEHLQKPAFYESVDDNKILPLFYQNPQKYAFLLQIYFLNKRLDSIKAANADDESVLDRSIFEDSLLFHLNADLGRATSTEVDIYDSLLANMMQELPDAVHKKNPDLLIHINISFDTMLDRIKKRGRSYEQIDHDPSLFEYYKELDQRYVDWYNNYDKSPKMQIDGDKLDFVEDPAARQEVLKLIDEKIASL, from the coding sequence ATGCTTGTACTATCAGGAACAATTGGGGCCGGCAAGACGAGTCTAACTAACTTATTAGCCGAACACTTACAGAAACCAGCTTTTTATGAATCGGTGGACGACAACAAGATCTTGCCACTGTTTTACCAAAACCCACAAAAGTATGCTTTCTTATTACAAATCTACTTTTTAAACAAGCGCTTAGACAGCATCAAGGCTGCTAACGCGGACGATGAAAGTGTCTTGGATCGGTCAATCTTCGAAGATTCCTTGCTCTTTCACTTAAACGCTGACCTGGGTCGCGCTACCAGTACGGAAGTCGACATCTACGACTCCTTGCTGGCCAACATGATGCAGGAATTACCCGACGCCGTGCACAAGAAGAACCCAGATCTGTTGATTCACATCAACATCTCGTTCGACACGATGCTCGACCGCATCAAGAAGCGGGGCCGCTCATACGAACAAATCGACCATGACCCGAGCTTGTTCGAATACTACAAGGAACTCGACCAACGCTACGTGGACTGGTACAACAACTACGATAAGTCACCTAAGATGCAGATCGACGGCGACAAGCTTGATTTCGTGGAAGATCCAGCTGCCCGGCAAGAAGTTCTGAAGTTAATTGATGAAAAGATTGCCTCACTCTAG